In one Culex quinquefasciatus strain JHB chromosome 2, VPISU_Cqui_1.0_pri_paternal, whole genome shotgun sequence genomic region, the following are encoded:
- the LOC6038017 gene encoding ficolin-2 codes for MVKFKKLVLLVSSIFVLLYLINGESCDRQMVEQIEMMDKQMAMLTENMKNVVWSVMAMEVTFNRFKREMQNLNTENGFGSSGGMPNNFGLMSDCQKPNLDVLLAQYIKDRAVVEVKFSDGSSVTSIGSQIPPMMEQPPSQDQIKSCKEANKTGPHMLKIDGIDDEFLVLCDNDYEGGGWLVIQNRFKGLLDFYRNWTDYKAGFGDINEDFWIGNELIHQISKEKPREIHFLLSDWEDKFGVAKYSGFQMGGEDEMYALKSLGSYSGTAGDSLLRNVGQKFSTKDRDNDAYEGSCSHLYFGGWWYDKCHLANLNGKYVKGAVSDYATMMCWSSFRGFNYGLKTSRIMVRF; via the exons ATGgtcaagtttaaaaagttggttttgCTGGTGAGTTCAATCTTTGTGCTGCTGTACTTGATCAACGGTGAATCATGCGACAGGCAGATGGTCGAGCAAATCGAAATGATGGATAAGCA GATGGCGATGCTCacggaaaacatgaaaaatgtagTCTGGTCGGTGATGGCTATGGAAGTCACTTTTAATCGGTTCAAACGTGAAATGCAAAATTTGAACACTGAAAACGGCTTTGGATCCTCGGGAGGAATGCCTAACAATTTTGGATTAATGAG TGACTGCCAGAAACCCAATCTGGACGTTCTTCTTGCCCAGTACATCAAGGATCGTGCCGTTGTTGAGGTTAAGTTTTCTGATGGTTCTTCAGTTACCAGCATCGGAAGTCAAATTCCTCCAATGATGGAACAGCCTCCGTCACAAG ACCAAATAAAATCCTGCAAAGAAGCCAACAAAACCGGACCGCATATGCTGAAGATCGATGGAATCGATGACGAATTCCTCGTGTTGTGTGACAACGATTACGAAGGAGGCGGTTGGTTGGTGATCCAGAATCGGTTCAAAGGATTGCTGGACTTTTACCGCAATTGGACGGATTACAAGGCTGGATTTGGTGACATCAACGAAGATTTTTGGATTGGAAACGAGCTGATTCATCAGATTTCGAAGGAGAAACCACGTGAAATCCACTTCTTGTTGAGCGATTGGGAAGACAAGTTTGGAGTGGCAAAATATTCTGGCTTCCAAATGGGCGGTGAGGATGAGATGTACGCGCTGAAGAGTTTGGGCAGTTACAGTGGAACCGCTGGAGATTCTTTGTTACGGAATGTGGGGCAGAAGTTTTCCACCAAGGATCGAGACAACGATGCGTACGAAGGAAGTTGTTCCCATTTGTACTTTGGAGGGTGGTGGTACGACAAGTGCCACTTGGCCAACTTGAACGGAAAGTACGTGAAGGGAGCGGTTAGTGATTACGCAACGATGATGTGCTGGAGCTCGTTCAGAGGATTCAACTACGGGTTGAAGACTTCAAGGATCATGGTTCGGTTTTAG
- the LOC6054133 gene encoding cardioactive peptide codes for MSPTTVTSLFALTVAMAFFIHVIDCGVVDREPRAYKQYNTNSNSAGGGGGEVPAKRPFCNAFTGCGKKRSSVAVTPVAMMHRHALTSEQNRPKVTEGFDPNEDSLANLIDLNTEPAVEDLMRQIMSEAKLWEAIQEANREIYLQKQGQKTQSDSFPISFSTQ; via the exons ATGAGTCCCACGACTGTCACGAGCCTGTTCGCGCTCACGGTGGCCATGGCGTTCTTCATCCATGTGATAGATTGCGGAGTCGTGGACAGG GAACCGCGAGCCTACAAACAGTACAACACCAACAGCAACTCGGCCGGCGGTGGTGGCGGGGAAGTTCCGGCCAAGCGACCGTTTTGTAACGCCTTCACCGGATGTGGCAAGAAGCGATCGTCGGTGGCGGTCACGCCGGTGGCCATGATGCACCGGCACGCGCTCACCTCGGAACAGAACCGGCCCAAGGTGACCGAGGGCTTCGACCCGAACGAGGACTCGCTCGCCAACCTGATCGACCTGAACACCGAGCCCGCCGTCGAGGACCTCATGAGGCAGATCATGTCCGAGGCCAAGCTGTGGGAAGCCATCCAGGAAGCGAACCGGGAGATTTACCTCCAAAAGCAGGGCCAGAAGACGCAGAGCGATTCGTTCCCGATTTCGTTTAGCACCCAGTAA